The following proteins are encoded in a genomic region of Ursus arctos isolate Adak ecotype North America unplaced genomic scaffold, UrsArc2.0 scaffold_32, whole genome shotgun sequence:
- the HEYL gene encoding hairy/enhancer-of-split related with YRPW motif-like protein isoform X2, giving the protein MQVWATARSQMARPLSTPSPSQMQARKKRRGIIEKRRRDRINSSLSELRRLVPTAFEKQGSSKLEKAEVLQMTVDHLKMLHATGGTGFFDARALAVDFRSIGFRECLTEVIRYLGVLEGPSSRADPVRIRLLSHLNSYAAEMEPSPTPTGPLAFPAWPWSFFQSCPGLSAPSNQLTILGRVPGPVLPSASSLAYPIPALRTTPVRRAAGTVLPARRNLLPSRGASSTRRARPLERPAAPLPVAPSIRAARSSHMAPLLRSSSPLPPSIVGSPAYVAVPAARPSSPGAAGRPAGAVLCHSWVSEITEIGAF; this is encoded by the exons ATGCAGGTGTGGGCGACGGCCcgcag CCAGATGGCCAGGCCGCTGTCCACCCCCAGCCCTTCGCAGATGCAAGCCAGGAAGAAACGCAGAGGG ATCATAGAGAAGCGGCGCCGAGACCGCATCAACAGCAGCCTTTCGGAGTTGCGACGCTTGGTCCCCACCGCCTTTGAGAAACAG GGCTCCTCCAAGCTGGAGAAGGCCGAGGTCCTGCAGATGACAGTGGATCACTTGAAAATGCTCCACGCCACTGGTGGGACAG GATTCTTTGACGCCCGAGCCTTGGCAGTGGACTTCCGGAGCATTGGTTTTCGGGAGTGCCTCACCGAGGTCATCAGGTACCTGGGGGTCCTGGAAGGGCCGAGCAGCCGAGCAGACCCCGTCCGGATTCGTCTTCTCTCGCACCTCAACAGCTATGCAGCCGAAATGGAGCCTTCTCCCACACCCACTGGCCCCCTGGCCTTCCCTGCCTGGCCCTGGTCCTTCTTCCAGAGCTGTCCAGGGCTGTCAGCCCCGAGCAACCAGCTCACCATCCTGGGAAGAGTGCCCGGTCCCGTCCTCCCCAGCGCCTCCTCTCTTGCTTACCCCATCCCGGCCCTCCGAACCACTCCTGTGCGCAGAGCCGCTGGTACCGTCCTGCCAGCCCGGAGGAATTTGCTGCCCAGTCGAGGGGCATCTTCCACGCGGAGGGCCCGCCCCCTAGAGAGGCCAGCTGCCCCCCTGCCTGTGGCTCCCAGCATCAGGGCTGCCAGGAGCAGCCACATGGCACCCCTCTTACGATCTTCTTCCCCCTTGCCCCCCAGCATCGTGGGGTCCCCTGCTTATGTGGCTGTTCCTGCCGCCAGGCCCTCTTCCCCGGGGGCAGCTGGGAGGCCAGCGGGAGCTGTGCTCTGCCACTCCTGGGTCTCTGAAATCACTGAAATCGGGGCTTTCTGA
- the HEYL gene encoding hairy/enhancer-of-split related with YRPW motif-like protein isoform X3, whose amino-acid sequence MARPLSTPSPSQMQARKKRRGIIEKRRRDRINSSLSELRRLVPTAFEKQGSSKLEKAEVLQMTVDHLKMLHATGGTGFFDARALAVDFRSIGFRECLTEVIRYLGVLEGPSSRADPVRIRLLSHLNSYAAEMEPSPTPTGPLAFPAWPWSFFQSCPGLSAPSNQLTILGRVPGPVLPSASSLAYPIPALRTTPVRRAAGTVLPARRNLLPSRGASSTRRARPLERPAAPLPVAPSIRAARSSHMAPLLRSSSPLPPSIVGSPAYVAVPAARPSSPGAAGRPAGAVLCHSWVSEITEIGAF is encoded by the exons ATGGCCAGGCCGCTGTCCACCCCCAGCCCTTCGCAGATGCAAGCCAGGAAGAAACGCAGAGGG ATCATAGAGAAGCGGCGCCGAGACCGCATCAACAGCAGCCTTTCGGAGTTGCGACGCTTGGTCCCCACCGCCTTTGAGAAACAG GGCTCCTCCAAGCTGGAGAAGGCCGAGGTCCTGCAGATGACAGTGGATCACTTGAAAATGCTCCACGCCACTGGTGGGACAG GATTCTTTGACGCCCGAGCCTTGGCAGTGGACTTCCGGAGCATTGGTTTTCGGGAGTGCCTCACCGAGGTCATCAGGTACCTGGGGGTCCTGGAAGGGCCGAGCAGCCGAGCAGACCCCGTCCGGATTCGTCTTCTCTCGCACCTCAACAGCTATGCAGCCGAAATGGAGCCTTCTCCCACACCCACTGGCCCCCTGGCCTTCCCTGCCTGGCCCTGGTCCTTCTTCCAGAGCTGTCCAGGGCTGTCAGCCCCGAGCAACCAGCTCACCATCCTGGGAAGAGTGCCCGGTCCCGTCCTCCCCAGCGCCTCCTCTCTTGCTTACCCCATCCCGGCCCTCCGAACCACTCCTGTGCGCAGAGCCGCTGGTACCGTCCTGCCAGCCCGGAGGAATTTGCTGCCCAGTCGAGGGGCATCTTCCACGCGGAGGGCCCGCCCCCTAGAGAGGCCAGCTGCCCCCCTGCCTGTGGCTCCCAGCATCAGGGCTGCCAGGAGCAGCCACATGGCACCCCTCTTACGATCTTCTTCCCCCTTGCCCCCCAGCATCGTGGGGTCCCCTGCTTATGTGGCTGTTCCTGCCGCCAGGCCCTCTTCCCCGGGGGCAGCTGGGAGGCCAGCGGGAGCTGTGCTCTGCCACTCCTGGGTCTCTGAAATCACTGAAATCGGGGCTTTCTGA
- the HEYL gene encoding hairy/enhancer-of-split related with YRPW motif-like protein isoform X1 — translation MKRPREPSGSDSESDGPIDVGREGELSQMARPLSTPSPSQMQARKKRRGIIEKRRRDRINSSLSELRRLVPTAFEKQGSSKLEKAEVLQMTVDHLKMLHATGGTGFFDARALAVDFRSIGFRECLTEVIRYLGVLEGPSSRADPVRIRLLSHLNSYAAEMEPSPTPTGPLAFPAWPWSFFQSCPGLSAPSNQLTILGRVPGPVLPSASSLAYPIPALRTTPVRRAAGTVLPARRNLLPSRGASSTRRARPLERPAAPLPVAPSIRAARSSHMAPLLRSSSPLPPSIVGSPAYVAVPAARPSSPGAAGRPAGAVLCHSWVSEITEIGAF, via the exons ATGAAACGGCCCAGGGAGCCGAGCGGCTCTGACAGCGAGTCCGACGGACCCATCGACGTGGGCCGCGAGGGCGAGCTGAG CCAGATGGCCAGGCCGCTGTCCACCCCCAGCCCTTCGCAGATGCAAGCCAGGAAGAAACGCAGAGGG ATCATAGAGAAGCGGCGCCGAGACCGCATCAACAGCAGCCTTTCGGAGTTGCGACGCTTGGTCCCCACCGCCTTTGAGAAACAG GGCTCCTCCAAGCTGGAGAAGGCCGAGGTCCTGCAGATGACAGTGGATCACTTGAAAATGCTCCACGCCACTGGTGGGACAG GATTCTTTGACGCCCGAGCCTTGGCAGTGGACTTCCGGAGCATTGGTTTTCGGGAGTGCCTCACCGAGGTCATCAGGTACCTGGGGGTCCTGGAAGGGCCGAGCAGCCGAGCAGACCCCGTCCGGATTCGTCTTCTCTCGCACCTCAACAGCTATGCAGCCGAAATGGAGCCTTCTCCCACACCCACTGGCCCCCTGGCCTTCCCTGCCTGGCCCTGGTCCTTCTTCCAGAGCTGTCCAGGGCTGTCAGCCCCGAGCAACCAGCTCACCATCCTGGGAAGAGTGCCCGGTCCCGTCCTCCCCAGCGCCTCCTCTCTTGCTTACCCCATCCCGGCCCTCCGAACCACTCCTGTGCGCAGAGCCGCTGGTACCGTCCTGCCAGCCCGGAGGAATTTGCTGCCCAGTCGAGGGGCATCTTCCACGCGGAGGGCCCGCCCCCTAGAGAGGCCAGCTGCCCCCCTGCCTGTGGCTCCCAGCATCAGGGCTGCCAGGAGCAGCCACATGGCACCCCTCTTACGATCTTCTTCCCCCTTGCCCCCCAGCATCGTGGGGTCCCCTGCTTATGTGGCTGTTCCTGCCGCCAGGCCCTCTTCCCCGGGGGCAGCTGGGAGGCCAGCGGGAGCTGTGCTCTGCCACTCCTGGGTCTCTGAAATCACTGAAATCGGGGCTTTCTGA